In the genome of Tetrapisispora phaffii CBS 4417 chromosome 14, complete genome, one region contains:
- the URB1 gene encoding Urb1p (similar to Saccharomyces cerevisiae URB1 (YKL014C); ancestral locus Anc_2.653), with protein MSSEKFASVSDVDSGVIDKLKVLLESIAIDSSAKNNQGLYDFLQKGFGTQAVQAWSFYAQVNNLRDFGNSSKVLCKLLKVLNNTNVFHEFGDKLVNLILTSYIQVLYRGLSNPTIRVTKPILELMNEMINFNFHSHLESFISYFDFSIPGLGRLLMPSKNDISSNFDSENSSNRLKLRSTFLKFWIQLISNCPALLRKDLITDNNRFMSVWLKYMDKADDIETITMTLDLFESKILNEPIFKRTTKTKILNEFALGKIHSYYNSTNKELVKKTNDFFLAYACNPGSNVAFPDYSVWFDESPINASSNGVPVTVNQKEFNIHNKLLFNVLKSFKPWEDDMQSSTVIRILEHVPELVAPYCNMLATQGSHDPKMSSYWFGMTLLLGRIINLKIPEFMETIETNMVPKTSLVIENIIPSSITKSALTNSLQHESMLIKQLTTQLITFAFLKLEKILDLYDRKGWQSSKVVLSNAFYSHLPDLTIITSVLNQVYSTAKENKILSLSLTEILKHYSKFYPNFFNMKLSVDNIYSDVMKSNTFVGINLAILEGFLQFQEYSDSKIKWWSSTDDSNSLFTSLLKLASSKDCNTSVSHKIVALLDRLLHITIFFNKHPCSPIYALVNSLQVLSQTEDKHSLQKLWKLLDNTIARCVKTPYKYYDISQDYENISPFVIVLLQQWNFVEDKENSLILQKWLCIFLKYMVSLGESQIGIKKACETLSEGIKEEVRFVYLHFDNYDNHISVLIKDEWLLHSMLDSSFYSYALLSPIKKLNKIVRVPVDDFDAIGVIFKLKLLIDDNSIKVDKTYKNAVELLVLKLASYVDVSGKIDLINTSIILPMFDKLNEKEVSTISKQKGSYTLLTIIDNTMGIGLINTSFKDMLSDYLNRVISNLEKSDESRKQLENALISCMDTSSVTELTRENFNFSKDSALIFLNKLNRSTLNLDNNIFLHFMTFKDVEILENLIKFFQDSRIENFKDNLFLESVITSDIFCNILDAYMRSSYFSSQSILNILQKLETNEKLSISIAISISLIDCKELTAFKEKNIEYCISKFGSDSFCYSEDALKLFNASPLSLSKENITKIQNYLVSNYPNKYKAPTIEFMRLSNNWDSENVKLWLNKLVLYITKSVSEKSKLSEGFKLTLSQYQELLKVTPIWELVNNNFLNSQLEAFFNSAFVKDNFVLKTVLIILSSSGSKSVESGKFMQQILNNESITINTNSDEEEEASFLTVSVIYLLFKSDETANSTRFVQEKLLEQYNGTIDVKDEMILNILENIESKTSTSWTNYIYAWEFLDDLDEDSMELIGEIKMVTRQREGLVVTLKKDLVQKTIKSYCMERPEIPEIHNKSCVETWESFETSHKSSLRLKEKASIYNPMFLLLLIIQNEELVHQTTVEENTIFKFEVKKLFSSKLLQFIICALGDKNVNVSNIALSLIKGMLISLEDSLQFKEGIIFKILFKRIAYTFEMIKANTNEKIKMPAPLVWFVISYIVEILMMPLSPLHEKCYKWVLNGHYIRYTEIPLLQELMDPTTKTSDRSIDYEHYYKHLSWMLAILETSINTENDVNLLKGKGVFEWLMNTMSSSYLNSKLKSMILSIFFKVERINNGGSTLMTRYAALSTLEIARQNVSLNLASENKMLEKNSKNKIIMKKSLVLKENELNIEEVLQSFAILIDSQKRLATWVSNDHENLVKRIRK; from the coding sequence ATGTCTTCCGAGAAATTTGCCAGTGTTAGTGATGTCGACAGTGGtgttattgataaattaaaagttCTTTTAGAGTCTATTGCAATTGATTCTAGTGCTAAAAATAACCAAGGATTATATGATTTTCTTCAGAAAGGTTTTGGTACTCAGGCAGTACAAGCTTGGTCATTTTACGCTcaagttaataatttaagaGATTTTGGTAATTCTTCTAAAGTACTATGTAAACTTTTGAAAGTATTGAATAACACTAATGTATTCCATGAGTTTGGTGATAAGCTAGTCAACTTAATTTTGACAAGTTATATACAGGTACTTTATAGAGGGTTATCGAACCCAACCATCAGGGTCACTAAACCAATTTTAGAATTAATGAATGAAATGATTAACTTCAATTTCCATTCCCATTTAGAAAGttttatttcatattttgatttctcAATTCCAGGATTGGGAAGATTATTGATGCCATCGAAAAATGATATCAGTTCTAATTTTGATTCAGAAAATTCAAGTAATCGTCTGAAGCTAAGAAGTACTTTTTTGAAGTTCTGgattcaattaatttctAACTGTCCAGCTCTATTAAGGAAAGATTTGATCACAGACAATAATAGATTCATGAGTGTTTGGTTGAAATATATGGACAAAGCTGATGACATAGAGACTATTACAATGACTTTGGATTTATTCgaatcaaaaattttaaatgaacctattttcaaaagaacTACAAAGACCAAGATTTTAAATGAGTTTGCTTTAGGCAAGATACATTCATACTATAACTCTACTAATAAGGAATTAGTTAAAAAAACCAATGATTTTTTCTTAGCTTATGCTTGTAATCCAGGAAGTAATGTCGCTTTCCCGGACTATAGTGTTTGGTTTGATGAATCCCCTATTAATGCTAGCTCTAATGGTGTGCCAGTAACAGTCAACcaaaaagaatttaacATCCATAACAAATTGTTGTTTAACGTTCTAAAAAGTTTCAAACCATGGGAAGATGATATGCAATCTAGTACAGTGATTAGAATATTGGAGCATGTTCCAGAATTAGTGGCTCCATATTGTAATATGCTGGCTACACAAGGTAGTCACGACCCAAAAATGTCTTCATATTGGTTTGGTATGACTTTATTGTTAGGTAGaatcattaatttaaaaattccaGAGTTTATGGAGACCATTGAAACTAACATGGTTCCAAAAACATCTTTAGTgatagaaaatataatccCATCTAGCATTACAAAATCTGCATTAACTAATTCACTACAGCACGAATCTATGTTGATTAAACAATTAACAACCCAATTAATCACTTTTGCATTCCTAAAGTTAGAGAAGATCTTGGACCTATATGATCGTAAAGGTTGGCAATCTTCTAAAGTTGTCCTTTCCAATGCCTTTTACTCACATTTGCCGGACTTAACTATTATTACTTCAGTATTAAACCAAGTATATTCTACAGCTAAGGAAAATAAGATTTTATCTCTATCATTaactgaaattttaaagcaTTATAGTAAATTTTATCCAAACTTTTTTAATATGAAACTTTCCGTTGATAACATATATTCAGATGTTATGAAAAGTAATACTTTTGTAGGTATTAATTTGGCAATTTTAGAAGGATTCTTGCAATTCCAAGAATATAGTGattctaaaataaaatggtGGAGCTCGACCGATGATTCTAATTCTCTATTCACTTCTCTTTTAAAACTAGCTTCCTCTAAGGATTGCAACACATCAGTTTCTCACAAAATTGTCGCTTTACTAGATAGGTTATTGCATATAactattttcttcaataagCATCCATGTAGTCCAATATATGCTTTGGTAAATTCGCTTCAAGTGCTATCGCAAACAGAAGATAAACATTCACTCCAGAAACTATGGAAATTACTAGATAATACTATTGCACGTTGTGTCAAGACGccttataaatattatgataTCTCTCAAgattatgaaaatatatccccatttgttattgttttattgcAACAATGGAATTTTgttgaagataaagaaaattccttaatattacaaaagTGGTTGTGtattttcttaaaatatatggTCTCATTGGGTGAATCTCAAATTGGTATTAAAAAAGCCTGTGAAACATTATCTGAAGGAATAAAGGAAGAAGTTAGATTTGTATACTTACACTTTGATAATTACGACAATCATATTTCagtattaataaaagacGAATGGTTATTACATTCAATGTTAGATTCTTCTTTCTACTCATACGCTTTATTGTCACCTATCaaaaagttaaataaaattgttcGTGTACCAGTAGATGATTTTGATGCAATTGGTGTTATTTTCAAACTAAAATTGTTGATAGATGATAATAGCATCAAGGTTGATAAGACTTATAAGAATGCTGTGGAGCTATTGGTTCTGAAATTAGCTTCGTATGTTGACGTTAGCGGTAAAatagatttaattaatacttcaattattttaccgatgtttgataaattaaatgagAAAGAGGTGTCTACAATTTCTAAACAAAAAGGTTCATATACTCTTTTAACGATAATCGATAATACTATGGGAATTGGTTTAATTAACACCTCATTTAAGGATATGTTATCTGATTATCTGAATAGGgttatttctaatttagaaaaatcaGATGAGTCTCGAAAGCAATTAGAAAATGCGTTGATTTCTTGTATGGACACTTCATCTGTTACTGAATTAACTAGAGAGAATTTCAACTTTTCAAAAGACTCAGctttgatatttttgaataaattgaaCAGATCTACTTTAAATCTagacaataatattttcctGCATTTTATGACGTTCAAGGATGTCGAAATTCTTGAGAATCTTATAAAATTCTTCCAGGATTCcagaattgaaaatttcaaagataATCTATTTCTGGAGTCTGTAATCACCAGTGATATATTTTGCAATATTCTTGATGCATACATGAGATCATCGTATTTTTCTTCACAAAgcattttaaatatattacaaaaattagaaaCTAATGAAAAACTATCCATTTCAATTGCAATAAGtatatcattaattgattGTAAGGAATTAACTGCTTTCAAAGAGAAAAACATTGAATATTGCATATCTAAATTTGGATCTGATTCGTTTTGCTATAGTGAGGATGCTCTGAAATTATTCAATGCATCTCCACTTTCACTTTCCAAggaaaatattacaaaaattcaGAACTATTTGGTATCCAATTATCCTAACAAGTATAAAGCTCCAACCATTGAGTTTATGAGATTGTCTAATAACTGGGATTCAGAAAATGTCAAACTGTGGCTGAATAAGCTTGTTCTGTACATTACAAAATCTGTATCAGAGAAGTCTAAATTATCCGAAGGTTTTAAATTAACATTATCTCAATATCAGGAGCTATTAAAAGTTACTCCTATTTGGGAActtgttaataataactttttaaattcaCAATTGGAAGCATTTTTTAATAGTGCTTTCgttaaagataattttgTATTAAAGACAGTTTTAATAATCTTATCAAGCTCCGGTTCGAAGTCAGTTGAGAGTGGTAAATTCATGCAACAAATTTTGAACAATGAAAGCATTACAATTAATACTAACAGTGATGAGGAGGAAGAAGCTTCTTTCTTAACAGTCTCAGTAATTTACCTTCTATTTAAATCAGATGAAACTGCCAACTCTACTAGATTTGTCCAAGAAAAATTGCTAGAACAGTACAATGGTACAATTGATGTTAAAGATGagatgattttaaatatattggaaaatattgaGTCTAAAACTTCTACTTCCTGGactaattatatttacgCTTGGGAATTCTTGGATGACTTAGATGAGGATTCTATGGAGTTAATTGGTGAAATTAAAATGGTAACGAGACAGAGAGAAGGCCTTGTAGTCactttgaaaaaagatttaGTCCAGAAAACTATCAAGTCATATTGTATGGAAAGACCCGAAATACCGGAGATCCATAATAAAAGCTGTGTTGAAACTTGGGAATCTTTCGAGACATCTCACAAATCCTCATTAAGGTTAAAAGAGAAGGCTTCCATTTATAATCCAATGTTTTTGTTACTTTTAATCATTCAAAATGAGGAGCTTGTTCACCAAACCACAGTAGAAGAGAAcacaatatttaaatttgagGTAAAGAAACTGTTTTCATCCAAACttttacaatttattatttgtgCATTGGGTGACAAAAATGTTAATGTTTCAAACATTGCATTAAGTTTAATTAAGGGCATGttaatttctttagaaGATAGTCTACAATTCAAAGAAGGTATCATTTTTaagattttatttaagaGAATCGCTTACACATTTGAAATGATCAAAGCGAACACAAatgaaaagattaaaatGCCAGCCCCTCTTGTATGGTTTGTGATTTCGTATATAGTAGAAATTCTAATGATGCCTTTATCACCTTTGCATGAAAAATGTTACAAATGGGTCTTAAATGGTCACTACATTCGTTATACTGAAATTCCTCTATTACAAGAATTGATGGACCCAACAACCAAGACCTCTGATAGATCGATTGATTACGAGCACTACTATAAACATTTATCATGGATGTTGGCCATTCTTGAAACTAGCATCAACACTGAAAATGATGTTAATTTGTTGAAAGGTAAAGGTGTGTTTGAATGGTTGATGAATACAATGTCATCGTCATACTTAAATAGTAAGCTGAAGTCAATGATCCTctctatttttttcaaagttgAAAGAATAAACAATGGTGGTTCAACATTGATGACTAGATACGCAGCTTTATCGACTTTAGAGATCGCTAGACAAAATGTTTCACTAAATCTAGCTAGCGAAAACAAAATGTTAGAGAAAAACTCAAAGaacaaaattataatgaagaaatcaTTGGTCCTAAAGGAAAATGAACTGAACATAGAAGAAGTGTTACAAAGTTTTGCGATCCTGATTGACTCTCAAAAGAGACTGGCAACTTGGGTATCTAACGACCACGAGAACTTGGTCAAGAGAATACGTAAATGA
- the ATP7 gene encoding F1F0 ATP synthase subunit d (similar to Saccharomyces cerevisiae ATP7 (YKL016C); ancestral locus Anc_2.655), translating into MTLAKAASVKLDWSKVISSLKLTGKTATQLSSFKKRNDEARRKLYELESQPTSVDFSHYRSVLKNTAIVDKIESYYKAYKPVTIDTSKQLSTIQAFEAEAIDNAKRTEEMVAKELLDLKATLKNIESARPFDELTVDELVAAKPEIDAKVEEMVKKGRWDVPGYKEKFGDLTVM; encoded by the coding sequence ATGACATTAGCTAAAGCTGCCTCTGTAAAATTAGATTGGTCTAAGgttatttcttctttgaaaCTGACTGGTAAGACTGCTACTCAATTATCCTCTTTTAAGAAGAGAAACGATGAAGCTAGAAGAAAGTTATACGAATTAGAATCTCAACCAACCTCAGTTGATTTCAGTCACTACAGAAGCGTTTTGAAGAACACAGCAATTGTTGATAAGATTGAATCTTACTACAAAGCTTACAAACCAGTAACGATTGACACCTCTAAACAATTATCAACTATCCAAGCTTTTGAAGCTGAAGCTATTGATAATGCAAAGAGAACCGAAGAGATGGTTGCTAAGGAATTGTTGGACTTAAAAGCTACTTTGAAGAACATTGAATCTGCTAGACCATTCGATGAATTGACTGTTGATGAATTAGTTGCTGCCAAACCAGAAATTGACGCTAAGGTCGAAGAAATGGTCAAGAAGGGTAGATGGGACGTCCCAGGTTACAAAGAGAAGTTCGGTGACTTGACTGTTATGTAA
- the HCS1 gene encoding ATP-dependent 5'-3' DNA helicase HCS1 (similar to Saccharomyces cerevisiae HCS1 (YKL017C); ancestral locus Anc_2.656), with translation MNKEFSERLLKNIQHEKEQDVKAIATNLKSLPLQKLVSNGLAINNLALENIRSGLAGKIFVELTVNHAINTEIARGDIKAGDIVSIRPSTSGKEKAKSRGKNSFIDLDNSADGIALEIVGTVYKITDQLCSITIEEKDEEDAMKLYSFPKLYIIKTVNTVTYKRMESTLRKLGEFEGTPNNNIIQYLLQDRQFIKQTPKSDIEFNNKALNKSQKDAIAFAMANDISIIHGPPGTGKTYTLIELIQQLVAKGERVLVCGPSNIAVDTILERLDKVLPGNVLLRIGHPARLLEANLAHSLDILSRSGNAGEIVKDIDKDIDKTISDIKKMKNYKDRKEARKLVKDLRRELRTREKKVICDMILEARVVVATLHGAGSRELCSVYDQVPKLFNTLIIDEVSQSLEQQCWIPLISHYRSDISRLVLAGDNKQLPPTIKTEDNKKIADQLSTTLFDRLVKVYGDQFKTLLNVQYRMNESIMEFPSTEMYNGQLIADSSVKTQILSDLPGVDANDETLEPLIWYDTQGDDFLERADDDNEIIASKYNENEAYLVKSHILKLLESNVPQSAIGVISPYRAQISFIKKLIRAEYPGIEISTVDGFQGREKEVIILSLVRSNDDYKVGFLKDSRRLNVAITRSKKQLCVIGNMETLERSKCKFLEEWVKWSSDNTDLRYPDVGELL, from the coding sequence ATGAACAAAGAATTTTCAGAACGTTTacttaaaaatattcagCATGAGAAGGAACAAGATGTGAAGGCTATTGCAACGAATTTAAAATCTCTACCCTTGCAGAAGCTTGTCAGTAATGGATTGGCTATCAACAACTTAGCATTGGAGAATATTAGAAGTGGTCTCGCAGGGAAAATATTCGTTGAATTGACAGTTAATCATGCTATAAATACTGAAATAGCAAGAGGCGATATAAAAGCTGGTGATATTGTTTCTATAAGACCATCGACAAGTGGTAAGGAGAAGGCGAAATCAAGAGGTAAAAATAGCTTTATAGATTTAGATAATTCTGCCGATGGCATAGCTTTGGAAATAGTAGGGACTGTGTATAAAATCACAGACCAACTTTGTTCCATAACAATTGAAGagaaagatgaagaagatgcaATGAAACTTTATTCTTTTCCAAAATTATACATTATAAAGACTGTCAATACTGTCACTTATAAACGAATGGAATCTACTTTACGTAAATTAGGTGAATTTGAAGGAACCccaaacaataatattattcaatacTTGCTTCAGGACAGACAGTTCATCAAGCAAACTCCAAAGAGCGACATAGagtttaataataaagcattaaataaatcacAAAAGGATGCAATTGCATTTGCTATGGCGAATGATATTAGTATTATACATGGCCCACCAGGCACAGGTAAGACTTATACATTGattgaattaattcaaCAATTAGTTGCAAAGGGTGAACGTGTGCTAGTTTGTGGCCCATCGAATATTGCAGTTGACACTATTTTGGAAAGATTAGATAAGGTTTTACCTGGCAATGTGTTGTTAAGAATTGGGCATCCTGCTCGTTTATTAGAAGCTAATTTGGCACATTCATTAGATATTCTATCAAGAAGTGGAAATGCTGGAGAAATTGTTAAGGATATAGATAAAGATATAGATAAAACTATCtctgatattaaaaaaatgaagaattatAAAGACAGGAAAGAAGCTCGGAAATTAGTAAAGGACTTGAGAAGGGAATTAAGAACAAGAGAAAAGAAAGTCATCTGTGATATGATATTAGAAGCAAGAGTGGTCGTTGCAACTCTTCATGGAGCCGGTTCAAGAGAGTTATGTTCGGTATACGATCAAGTTCCGAAACTATTTAATACCTTAATAATTGACGAAGTATCACAAAGTCTAGAACAACAATGTTGGATCCCATTGATTTCTCATTATAGATCTGATATTTCAAGGTTAGTTTTGGCAGGAgataataaacaattacCACCTACAATTAAAACagaagataataaaaaaatagcCGACCAATTAAGTACCACACTTTTTGATAGATTAGTTAAAGTGTATGGCGATCAATTCAAAACATTACTTAACGTTCAGTATCGTATGAATGAGAGCATAATGGAATTTCCTTCTACTGAAATGTATAACGGGCAATTAATCGCAGATAGTTCAGTTAAAACTCAAATTCTATCAGACTTGCCTGGTGTTGATGCTAATGATGAAACTTTGGAGCCATTGATTTGGTATGATACACAAGGTGACGATTTCTTGGAACGAGCAGATGAcgataatgaaataattgCTTCTAAATacaatgaaaatgaagcATATCTGGTAAAAAGtcatattttgaaattattagaaagtAATGTTCCACAATCTGCAATTGGTGTGATTTCACCATACCGTGCACAAATTTCCTTTATTAAGAAACTTATAAGAGCAGAATATCCAggaattgaaatttcaacCGTTGATGGTTTTCAAGgaagagaaaaagaagTGATTATTTTATCACTTGTTAGAAGTAATGATGACTACAAAGTTGGTTTCTTAAAAGACTCTCGCAGATTAAATGTTGCTATTACGAGatcaaaaaaacaattatgTGTGATTGGGAATATGGAAACGCTGGAAAGAAGTAAATGTAAATTCTTAGAAGAATGGGTTAAATGGTCAAGCGACAACACTGATCTACGTTATCCTGATGTAGGAGAGCTACTTTAA
- the SWD2 gene encoding WD-repeat containing protein SWD2 (similar to Saccharomyces cerevisiae SWD2 (YKL018W); ancestral locus Anc_2.657), which translates to MPLEINKENLLKYKAVKSYRVAESEVAPVTSIDFDDHGQYLISSTANDTMHLYDAVGFRFLNSIGSKKYGCHSAKFTHVQNECIYSSTMKSFDIRHLNLETNQYLRYFTGHGALVSDIQMSPLNDTFLSSSYDESVRLWDLRASKAQAIIPSIVPSCIAYDPSGLVFAIGNPENYEIGLYDVANLTNGPFLVIKVDPNFTDKWNKLEFSNNGKYLLLASSMDRQLILDAFDGSKLFELSGNNPFPLREFMDSGSACFSPDGKISLSTQYNGKIAIWSHADSISGGSTVKPVGYISAAPDSCPRTIKFNPKYAMFVTADENVDFYTYDDN; encoded by the coding sequence ATGCCATtggaaataaataaagagaatttgttgaaataCAAGGCTGTGAAATCATATAGAGTTGCTGAATCCGAGGTTGCACCTGTGACTTCCATTGATTTCGATGACCATGgtcaatatttaattagCTCCACTGCAAATGATACTATGCATCTTTATGATGCTGTTGGATTTAGGTTTTTGAACTCAATTGGCTCTAAGAAATACGGTTGCCATTCAGCAAAGTTTACACACGTTCAAAATGAATGTATATACTCTTCAACAATGAAAAGTTTCGATATTAGACATTTGAATCTTGAAActaatcaatatttgagATATTTTACAGGACATGGTGCCCTTGTTAGTGATATACAAATGTCACCATTGAATGATACGTTTTTATCGTCTTCATACGATGAATCTGTCAGATTGTGGGATTTGAGGGCATCCAAGGCCCAAGCAATTATTCCAAGTATAGTACCAAGTTGCATAGCATACGACCCAAGCGGGTTGGTGTTTGCTATAGGTAACCCTGAGAATTATGAAATAGGATTATACGATGTTGCTAATCTAACCAATGGTCCATTTTTAGTCATTAAAGTAGATCCAAATTTCACAGATAAGTGGAATAAACTGGAATTTTCAAACAAtggtaaatatttacttttagCATCATCAATGGATAGACAATTGATTCTTGATGCATTTGATGGTTCgaaattatttgaattatcagGAAATAACCCATTCCCCCTCAGAGAATTCATGGATTCTGGATCAGCATGTTTCAGCCCAGATGGAAAAATTTCTTTGTCAACACAATATAATGGTAAAATAGCTATATGGAGTCATGCAGATTCTATTAGCGGAGGATCAACTGTCAAACCTGTTGGTTATATATCGGCTGCTCCGGACTCTTGTCCAAGgacaataaaatttaatccTAAATATGCAATGTTTGTAACAGCAGATGAAAATGTGGATTTTTATACTTACGATgacaattaa
- the MCO12 gene encoding Mco12p (similar to Saccharomyces cerevisiae YKL018C-A; ancestral locus Anc_2.658): MGVQSLIHYGIDLTLVAMLLAAIRHNTGLVFAYDTYDLSNYIHRYLSWGEYCYSKVVSYVKQSERFRKQSSIDLRRRFEELKD, from the coding sequence ATGGGAGTGCAAAGTTTGATTCATTATGGTATTGATTTAACATTGGTAGCTATGCTACTCGCAGCTATACGGCATAACACGGGCCTAGTGTTTGCTTATGATACTTACGACCTCAGCAATTATATTCATAGGTATCTATCTTGGGGTGAATACTGCTATTCTAAAGTTGTGTCGTATGTTAAGCAGTCAGAACGCTTTAGGAAGCAAAGTTCGATTGATCTCAGGAGAAGGTTTGAAGAACTAAAAGATTGA
- the MND2 gene encoding Mnd2p (similar to Saccharomyces cerevisiae MND2 (YIR025W); ancestral locus Anc_2.659), translating into MFSGFGFNDNGTTSSLNELALFRDIKTNIALNENESNVSKGSSHQKSRFTFDDLNQNGNASNKKKMWSKYIVNKRKKRAQYYPPLAAYNTFDETPFIPQSRIKYGNATGAKFDEMVMKEEMMKKRLKDIQKLGWNFIRSIGVSKTMQQLEEEHKALLEADKDLDREGTAYPTAIDTDLDNSRSGVSRHFDDQRPEVQLGSSTLPSNTSRPNRLPHAFQENIDDDGTTFSELNEPDHNREEILIADEYDEIQEDELSYDYSEEYARVEDDYEENTNGNRNSMNQSDYGSDVQQTNFTDIDNRILLHRNNSESFNEVEAGIEAMDVPIIDFSNSRQTEQITDPSRNLELQQYVESSHLRNSVDVYDVANDYDYHRIDADADTADSHDYSEVPSLNVSDPPTVNDNQRVSSLTEAGRSLTIEQFERIHESNLPQ; encoded by the coding sequence ATGTTCTCAGGGTTTGGATTTAACGATAATGGTACCACTTCCTCGTTAAATGAGTTAGCATTGTTTAGAGATATTAAAACGAACATTGCTCTAAATGAGAATGAAAGTAATGTTTCGAAAGGTAGTTCTCACCAAAAGAGTAGATTTACATTCGATGatttaaatcaaaatgGGAATGCGAGtaacaagaagaaaatgtggagtaaatatattgtcaATAAGCGGAAGAAGAGGGCACAATACTATCCTCCCCTAGCTGCATATAACACATTTGATGAGACACCGTTCATCCCTCAATCAAGAATTAAATATGGAAACGCTACAGGAGCCAAGTTCGATGAAATGGTGatgaaagaagaaatgatgaaaaaaaGACTTAAAGATATACAGAAGTTAGGTTGGAACTTCATACGATCAATTGGAGTTTCAAAAACTATGCAACAATTGGAGGAGGAGCATAAGGCTCTTCTGGAGGCAGATAAGGACCTTGATAGAGAAGGAACTGCATACCCTACAGCAATCGATACCGACCTTGACAATAGTAGATCAGGAGTAAGCAGACATTTTGATGACCAACGACCTGAAGTTCAGTTAGGAAGTTCTACTTTACCAAGTAATACATCTAGGCCAAATAGATTACCACATGCATTTCAAGAGAATATAGATGATGATGGAACTACCTTCAGCGAGCTAAATGAACCGGATCATAACAGAGAAGAAATTCTTATAGCTGACGAATATGATGAGATACAAGAGGATGAACTTTCGTATGACTATAGTGAAGAATATGCAAGAGTTGAAGACGATTATGAAGAAAACACGAATGGAAATAGAAATAGTATGAACCAAAGTGATTATGGATCGGACGTTCAGCAAACAAATTTTACAGATATAGACAATAGAATATTACTTCATAGAAACAACAGTGAAAGTTTTAACGAAGTAGAAGCTGGGATAGAAGCGATGGATGTACCTATTATAGACTTCTCGAATAGCCGTCAAACTGAACAAATTACTGATCCGTCTAGGAATTTAGAGCTACAACAATATGTCGAATCATCACATTTGAGAAACTCTGTTGACGTATATGATGTAGCTAATGATTACGATTATCACAGAATTGACGCTGATGCTGATACCGCCGATAGTCACGACTATTCAGAAGTGCCATCATTAAATGTCTCTGATCCACCAACTGTGAATGATAATCAAAGAGTTAGTAGTCTTACCGAGGCAGGTAGAAGTCTGACTATTGAAcaatttgaaagaataCACGAATCAAACTTACCACAGTAA